From Rutidosis leptorrhynchoides isolate AG116_Rl617_1_P2 chromosome 3, CSIRO_AGI_Rlap_v1, whole genome shotgun sequence, a single genomic window includes:
- the LOC139897113 gene encoding obg-like ATPase 1, translated as MPPKAAKSKDAPVERPILGRFSSHLKIGIVGLPNVGKSTLFNTLTKLSIPAENFPFCTIEPNEARVNIPDERFEWLCQLFKPKSAVSAFLEIHDIAGLVKGAHEGQGLGNNFLSHIRAVDGIFHVLRAFEDPDIIHVDDSVDPVRDLEVITAELRLKDIEFMKRTIEDLEKSMKRSNDKQLKVEHEVCMKVKTWLESEKDVRLGDWKAAEIEILNGFQLLTAKPVVYLVNMNEKDYSRKKNKFLPKIHAWVQEHGGEPIIPFSCALERNLADLPADEAAKYCEENKIQSALPKIIKTGFAAINLIYFFTAGPDEVKCWQIRRLSKAPQAAGAIHTDFERGFICAEVMKFEDLKEHGSESAVKAAGKYKQEGKTYVVQDGDIIFFKFNVSGGGKK; from the exons ATGCCTCCAAAAGCTGCGAAATCGAAGGATGCACCTGTTGAGAGGCCAATCCTTGGCCGTTTCTCATCTCATCTCAAAATCGGAATC GTTGGATTGCCGAATGTAGGAAAATCAACTCTCTTCAACACTCTTACTAAGTTGTCAATACCTGCTGAGAACTTTCCGTTTTGTACGATTGAACCTAACGAAGCTCGTGTCAATATTCCTGATGAGCGGTTTGAATGGCTTTGTCAACTGTTTAAGCCTAAGAGTGCG GTTTCTGCATTTCTAGAGATACATGACATTGCTGGGTTGGTAAAAGGTGCTCATGAAGGACAAGGGCTTGGAAACAATTTCTTATCTCACATTCGTGCAGTTGATGGGATATTTCATGTTTTAC GTGCATTTGAAGACCCTGATATTATACATGTTGATGACTCTGTGGATCCTGTAAGAGATTTAGAAGTTATTACTGCAGAATTACGTCTGAAG GATATTGAGTTCATGAAAAGAACGATTGAGGATCTTGAAAAGAGTATGAAGAGGAGCAATGACAAGCAGTTAAAAGTAGAGCATGAAGTGTGTATGAAG GTCAAGACCTGGCTTGAGAGTGAAAAAGATGTCCGATTAGGGGACTGGAAAGCTGCTGAAATTGAAATCTTGAATGGTTTTCAGTTGCTCACTGCAAAACCTGTTGTTTATCTG GTTAATATGAACGAGAAAGATTATTCCAGAAAAAAGAACAAGTTTCTTCCCAAGATCCATGCCTG gGTGCAAGAGCATGGAGGTGAGCCAATTATTCCTTTTAGCTGTGCCTTGGAAAGAAATCTTGCTGATCTGCCAGCTGATGAAGCAGCCAAGTACTGTGAGGAGAACAAGATTCAAAG TGCTCTTCCTAAGATCATAAAGACTGGATTTGCTGCTATTAACCTCATATACTTCTTCACTGCTGGCCCCGATGAG GTGAAATGCTGGCAAATTAGAAGGCTAAGCAAGGCTCCTCAAGCTGCAGGAGCTATTCATACTGATTTTGAAAGAGGATTTATATGTGCTGAG GTAATGAAGTTTGAGGATCTTAAAGAGCATGGAAGTGAATCTGCTGTAAAG GCTGCTGGGAAATACAAGCAGGAGGGAAAGACTTATGTGGTCCAAGATGgcgatattatatttttcaaatttaacGTCTCTGGTGGTGGGAAGAAGTGA
- the LOC139900701 gene encoding enoyl-[acyl-carrier-protein] reductase [NADH] 2, chloroplastic-like: MTIAITTTTTTTNNNNNNTPISIRARPSTSSLSGLSESNVAVFSSRSSCCKLKSSCQIYSTQLISQNAKSSLRRFGKMTTKAMSDSSDRNTIQGLAVDLRGKRAFIAGIADDSGYGWAIAKSLAYSGAEILVGTWVPALNIFETSLRNGKFDKSRVLPDGSLMDITKVYPLDAVYDTPEDVPEDVKYNKRYAGSSKWTIKEVAESVKDDFGRIDILVHSLANAPEVDKLLLETSRHGYLSAISASSYSFVSLLKHFLPIMNPGSATISLSCMASERVLPGYGGGMSAAKAALESDTRVLALEAGRGHKIRVNSISAGPLKSRAAKALGHRAIDMGINYSLKNAPLSKELFAEEVGNAAAFLASPLASAITGTVMYVDNGLNAMGMAIDSPTLIKHPMKQSMLTQ; this comes from the exons ATGACAATAgcaattactactactactactactactaataataataataataatacgcccATTTCTATACGTGCACGACCCTCTACGTCTTCTTTAAGTGGACTTTCAGAATCAAACGTTGCAGTATTCAGTAGTCGAtcatcatgttgtaaacttaaaagctCATGTCAAATCTACTCTACACAATTAATATCTCAAAATGCAAAATCTAGTCTTCGAAGGTTCGGAAAGATGACCACAAAAGCCATGTCAGATTCCAGTGACCGAAATACGATTCAAGGGCTGGCTGTTGATTTAAGAG GCAAGAGGGCATTCATTGCGGGCATAGCTGATGATAGCGGATATGGTTGGGCGATAGCCAAATCATTGGCTTATTCTGGTGCCGAGATTCTTGTGGGCACATGGGTCCCA GCACTCAACATATTCGAGACTAGTCTTCGTAACGGGAAGTTTGACAAATCACGTGT TTTACCAGATGGATCTTTGATGGATATTACTAAAGTTTATCCCCTAGATGCAGTTTATGATACTCCTGAAGATGTTCCTGAAGAT GTAAAATATAACAAGCGCTACGCAGGGTCTTCAAAATGGACCATAAAG GAAGTGGCAGAATCTGTTAAAGATGATTTTGGGCGCATCGACATTTTAGTACACTCATTAGCCAATGCACCTGAg GTTGACAAGTTACTCTTAGAAACATCTAGGCATGGGTATCTTTCTGCCATCTCTGCATCAAGCTATTCATTTGTATCTTTGCTCAAACATTTTCTCCCAATTATGAACCCAG GCAGTGCAACTATTTCCCTGAGCTGCATGGCTTCTGAAAGGGTCTTACCAGG ATACGGTGGAGGTATGAGTGCAGCTAAAGCTGCTTTGGAGTCTGACACCAGA GTCTTGGCACTTGAAGCTGGAAGGGGACATAAAATCAGAGTGAACTCAATATCTGCAG GCCCACTAAAAAGTCGTGCTGCCAAGGCGCTTGGACATCGTGCAATTGATATGGGGATCAATTATTCTTTAAAAAATGCACCGCTGTCGAAAGAACTATTTGCAG AGGAGGTAGGAAATGCTGCTGCTTTCCTGGCATCACCACTGGCTTCAGCCATCACCGGTACAGTCATGTATGTAGACAATGGCTTGAATGCAATGGGCATGGCGATTGACAGCCCGACTCTAATTAAACATCCCATGAAACAAAGTATGTTGACGCAGTAA